A window of Lepidochelys kempii isolate rLepKem1 chromosome 1, rLepKem1.hap2, whole genome shotgun sequence contains these coding sequences:
- the TASOR2 gene encoding protein TASOR 2 isoform X5, translated as MPVDSSSLYQSAVSVLHNSYLDSTSRNGFQYSRVTLVNNDVFLKEYKTFTQEKEASGYTKEELDETYAFLLFDSESEAKAVCQSGLRINTRSLTTLGDPAKGAYVSKYSDYLHPRPWYHGKSGCIVIFKLIKGKVKFVPENYTANYTNPTPGYDCHISVNINNISLETSHFRAFELSQYYVYEFSSDTVVERPRQICPYVIIAFQYTEPKIMSTLNHKRIIELENKVYYCPWRGQLSIQGHLLCDIALRSPYSAVIPALLPAKLEMKYIIGVSDLKKKLPEAAFGKSNYTENEVCYQDIYFSLYEVEISNKDQHKMDPLLENLKEKELAIIKYLQDQGFLILLTSSALTGDKGFDLDEPISLQALFLFTSSRSVCLTVKKQELNCENKLNEISLKVTSVLPGLHYAIQEATACPPEAGLHSSILVKRYFQKFAKLAKNSLAASGTNDNLPLSCDPSPNKSESVCPSEKCPKQSFSQLQSYLSDPGSYSLEMSVALDCLAGNPQSLCGISYRTCEADLAFVLPPDSVLPDIAAEIRVETEKPKNIPELNQFQEDTKVEMNPAGNLKMQQNKRKSNRAIVSSTKKKWAPLKILSVVDSNRKGTKKKRMNVSFPFPKKQGLTTNSNEPTLKLANLQFPHKRKRGAEVLSAEFVHRTQSEPTTKGTSSPEDTSLAAKKPRKLKQPDAKNDQISEQVAKQTKSKTIKTKPKGSCKPKAIQQLEPVKKETLSLSSNEVPSESQGTVSGVNETYTHSVTAQDVNLTLKGSNCESHGLNLLADLALSSCIPPLDHKDSRAASPYDLSKERRSLRKRKPSRIASDHEYHRVDKHLKGGSSSSQTENQKLSSPAKSDLRKDLAAIPRDKSPVISSKKNCTSPNSAKARPLLSKEVLDTSDVNKHSSIASEHSYASQISEHSKKNALPKGAQGPAAFRNGAKSAKSGPLVGKVLPFRHQQNNTHAQKPFDDLVVKRRRGALSSRLKEDFSKSHTVKSCDGSVKVTCQWEAEYLFNLDSKYTNNSLEKTVIRALHGPWDPGMPDDVEEMKLILHMWVALFYSKPNKFLSSTRKVVEHSNPEKYVSINSSLDAFELSDDCEGAFNLEKCPADSQSEANQTSSTTLELSDDCEGAFGLEKCPADSQSEVNQVSSTVHSTVSYSSEQLLSCDEPSSTSCIKTFSNNDCSDPSSPPLKDGPQEVIIDGCVDIVHAFNKVDEEKNEREELLDPVISISNSTCSPSGKPSNISIRPEEFSTDDSDEAHQALDLSKVSQSDSAFSQTEFPEKQENKQPAIISDDTVISEERQTLDNITLSAEDNDNCQAGGDGSLRLCEAIELEVNMKSTKHDSPCGKGRESYDLLENQGEEEEEEDFDYESINVEPIDLALSESNDADLEHEDMDQDPINVVLPKEICIPEESKAISPVDLEEPFDSELTLTLSPGASPVQDVPSDEITQSEDALPENQEVTVKPAEEINDADMEHEDMDQDPINVVLPKEICIPEESKAISPVDLEEPFDSELTLTLSPGASPVQDVPSDEITQSEDALPENQEVTVKPAEEINDADMEHEDMDQDPINVVLPKEICIPEESKAISPVDLEEPFDSELTLTLSPGASPVQDVPSDEITQSEDALPENQEVTVKPAEEINDADMEHEDMDQDPINVVLPKEICIPEESKAISPVDLEEPFDSVLTLTLSPGASPVQDVPSDEITQSADALPENQEITVQPAEEIKSSAQSDSVEDSCISQEDSGTGSADYTSLSIKESNQVQSNTATQGEQKSPSTDTTELLNKSSEASESPCLVFENTHLEADSEAKKSCDKFKNTEVCSVTKKSPCNDELNQVTMVITHGEHETSLCKLVESACILSVDNEKSFAKEHLDLKQINFVNHQYTHSLILSEEETSPTDKSTRTDPELMIGTPFQQHSSPISRETELHKSILEPSEHDPVLCKNMNSDHTDQIDVTKICSISESLTPLSAGDDSSSSCYTERPKKDKFLEHETPVVKIADLLRSEEEISPADKPTCTNPELLTGVAFQQHSIPISRETDVHTNLLKQSEKNPVFSKSMNSDHTDQIDVMEMSSTAEEAFSGSCYTEWAKKDMFLDHKIPVRKVADLLENDDKEEPTSHEEFDLGRTSRAASTPSILEEEEEQFAEACDQSSVCEITELQSDCMMEESNMFADLHQTNLDDTREEIPVSSVQMPTTLYAHTDSRETLEVSDTEDILEKHLANQGAKFPNKGRGVHLTFESLSYESFSGDSDQEDFGGTVHPTAKFRGSCGTSPVDTIRATTVTRTNYDCSCIRSANENWKRDDWDSLEAGKRFSVVESGWPVGFREDARYVPPFVNIKDDQGTVRDYTNFIVTKKHKDKTRPVQPSKRHDHFVERSDLISSLTRTWKVIDDLTQNTLDMECLRFSYKLKQVIKSQKSRLSTSNCIFPKEISAQVMAETLPLREAPEAPSLNSPCRSRSPLLVTVVRSDTRQRSSSWHPRNDIYTDFAEPPLFVPWQDKFSSERNAAKVKSQGRDYGIPLHLSKLKYDDKLKESRGDISVILNEYAEFNRVILNNIHAGNKGRGQSTTSEECAGKRKKCTHFPKRTASYENMISDLCNTLHYRLKSVVKEACKNACMFYLVETEDDPFFVRMKSLLKKGGHAEIEPLNFCKAQHLETDRLIVIIRNEDISLHIHKIPSLLRLKHCPNVTFAGVDSPEDVTDHTYQELFHMGGFVVSDDEVLETVTLGQLKEIVKTLEKLNSHGKWKWLLHYKESKKLKEDIRVDSTAHKKNWILKSCQEANTVEVLHYHQCDSKSCTKSEHLKCLLNLQVQHISARFAVYLTDKPSVSREVFESKGILVTDVNNFTGTVQNVVVPFQSSYW; from the exons gggcttaTGTTTCCAAGTACTCAGACTACCTTCATCCAAGGCCCTGGTATCATGGAAAATCTGGCTGTATTGTAATTTTTAAACTAATTAAG GGAAAGGTCAAGTTCGTGCCAGAGAATTACACGGCAAATTACACCAATCCGACTCCTGGCTATGACTGCCACATCTCTGTGAATATAAACAATATTTCCTTGGAGACTAGTCATTTTCGGGCCTTCGAATTGAGTCAG tattACGTGTATGAATTTTCCAGTGACACTGTTGTTGAACGCCCTAGACAGATCTGTCCCTATGTAATAATAGCCTTTCAGTACACTGAACCTAAAATAATGTCAACATTAAATCATAAAAGAAT AATTGAACTTGAAAATAAAG tatatTATTGCCCGTGGAGAGGGCAGCTTTCTATCCAGGGGCACCTATTGTGTGATATAGCCCTTAGGTCCCCATATAGTGCTGTGATTCCAGCACTACT GCCAGCCAAACTGGAAATGAAATACATCATAGGCGTGTCTGATTTGAAAAAAAAGCTGCCGGAAGCTGCATTTGGAAAAAGTAATTACACTGAAAATGAAG tCTGTTATCAAGATATTTACTTCAGTTTGTATGAAGTGGAAATTTCAAATAAAGACCAACATAAAATGGATCCATTATTAGAAAACCTAAAGGAAAAGGAGTTG GCAAtcatcaaatatttacaagatcaAGGATTTCTTATTTTACTTACATCCTCTGCGTTAACAGGTGACAAAG gttttGACCTAGATGAGCCCATCAGTCTCCAAGCGTTGTTTTTATTCACTTCCTCTAGATCAGTATGTTTGACAG tAAAAAAACAGGAATTGAACTGTGAAAACAAACTCAACGAGATCTCTTTAAAAGTAACCTCTGTTTTGCCTGGCCTTCACTATGCCATACAGGAAGCGACAGCATGTCCACCTGAGGCGGGACTCCATTCCAGCATTTTGGTGAAGCGGTACTTCCAGAAATTTGCAAAACTTGCTAAAAATTCACTTGCAGCTTCTGGCACAAATGACAATTTGCCCCTTTCTTGTGATCCATCACCAAATAAGTCTGAAAGTGTTTGTCCTTCTGAAAAATGCCCGAAACAGTCATTTTCCCAATTGCAGTCTTACCTTTCTGACCCCGGCAGCTATTCTTTGGAAATGTCCGTGGCCTTAGACTGTTTGGCGGGCAATCCTCAGTCCCTGTGCGGCATTTCTTACAGAACCTGTGAGGCTGACTTGGCTTTCGTTTTGCCACCGGACTCTGTGCTTCCTGACATAGCAGCAGAGATCAGAGTTGAAACTGAAAAACCTAAGAATATTCCAGAATTGAACCAGTTCCAGGAAGATACCAAGGTGGAAATGAACCCAGCAGGTAATCTGAAGATGCAGCAGAATAAGAGGAAATCCAACAGAGCCATTGTGAGCAGCACAAAGAAGAAAtgggcccctttgaaaattcttTCTGTGGTGGACAGCAACAGAAAAgggaccaaaaagaaaaggatgaatgtttcttttccttttcccaaaAAACAAGGACTCACAACAAATTCTAATGAACCCACACTTAAATTAGCAAATTTGCAGTTTCCACATAAAAGGAAAAGAG GTGCTGAGGTACTATCTGCAGAATTTGTACACAGAACACAATCTGAGCCTACAACTAAAGGAACGTCTTCGCCTGAAGATACTAGCTTGGCTGCCAAGAAACCAAGGAAACTTAAGCAACCAGATGCAAAAAATGATCAGATTTCTGAGCAAGttgcaaagcaaacaaaaagtaaGACCATAAAAACCAAACCTAAAGGGAGCTGTAAGCCTAAAGCCATACAACAATTGGAACCTG taaagaaagagactttgtcACTGTCATCAAATGAAGTTCCATCAGAAAGTCAAGGGACAGTCAGTGGCGTAAATGAGACTTACACACACAGTGTTACTGCTCAAGATGTCAACCTGACTCTGAAAGGAAGTAACTGTGAATCACATGGGTTGAATTTGTTGGCTGATCTAGCTCTGAGCTCTTGCATTCCTCCACTTGATCATAAAGATAGTAGAGCTGCCTCTCCTTATGACCTGTCAAAAGAGCGACGCTCTCTTCGGAAAAGGAAGCCTTCGCGAATTGCTTCAGATCATGAATACCACAGGGTGGATAAACATCTAAAGGGAGGATCCTCTTCTAGCCAAACAGAGAATCAGAAACTTTCTTCTCCTGCAAAATCTGATTTAAGAAAAGACTTAGCTGCTATCCCAAGAGATAAAAGCCCAGTAATTTCCAGCAAGAAGAACTGCACAAGCCCTAACTCTGCCAAAGCCCGGCCATTGCTTTCCAAGGAGGTGCTAGATACTTCAGATGTGAACAAGCATTCTTCTATTGCCTCTGAGCACTCTTATGCCTCACAGATATCAGAACATTCTAAAAAAAACGCCCTCCCAAAAGGAGCACAGGGCCCTGCTGCCTTCAGAAATGGAGCTAAAAGTGCTAAATCGGGTCCTCTAGTTGGGAAAGTTCTGCCTTTCCGGCATCAGCAGAACAATACTCATGCGCAGAAGCCATTTGACGACTTGGTGGTAAAACGCAGAAGAGGTGCCCTTTCTTCCAGGTTGAAGGAAGACTTCTCCAAGTCTCACACAGTGAAGAGCTGTGATGGATCTGTTAAGGTGACATGTCAATGGGAAGCTGAATACCTCTTCAATTTAGATAGCAAATACACCAACAATTCTTTAGAGAAAACTGTAATTCGTGCTCTGCATGG GCCCTGGGACCCTGGTATGCCCGATGATGTGGAAGAAATGAAGCTTATACTTCACATGTGGGTAGCTCTGTTTTATAGCAAACCAAACAAATTCCTAAGCAGTACAAGGAAGGTGGTAGAACACAGTAACCCTGAAAAATATGTATCCATAAACAGTAGTCTGGATGCTTTTGAATTAAGTGATGACTGTGAAGGCGCTTTTAATCTAGAAAAGTGCCCTGCAGACTCTCAATCTGAGGCCAATCAGACTTCCAGCACTACTCTGGAATTAAGTGATGACTGTGAAGGAGCTTTCGGCTTGGAAAAATGTCCTGCAGATTCTCAGTCTGAGGTCAATCAAGTTTCCAGCACTGTCCATAGCACAGTATCCTATTCCTCTGAGCAATTGCTTTCTTGTGATGAACCATCATCCACGAGTTGTATAAAGACCTTTTCAAACAATGACTGCAGTGATCCTAGCAGCCCACCTTTGAAAGATGGACCACAAGAGGTGATTATTGATGGATGCGTAGATATTGTCCATGCATTCAATAAG GTTgatgaagagaagaatgaaagagAGGAATTGCTGGACCCTGTAATTTCTATCAGTAACTCTACCTGCAGCCCTTCTGGTAAACCCAGCAATATAAGCATAAGACCTGAAGAATTTTCCACTGATGACTCAGATGAAGCACATCAAGCCCTTGATTTAAGTAAAGTTTCACAGAGTGACTCTGCATTTTCGCAGACTGAATTTCCAGAGAAGCAGGAAAATAAACAGCCAGCGATTATTAGTGATGATACTGTCATTTCTGAGGAAAGACAGACACTGGACAACATCACTCTCTCTGCAGAGGACAATGACAATTGCCAGGCTGGTGGTGATGGATCACTACGTCTCTGTGAAGCAATAGAGTTAGAAGTGAATATGAAGAGCACAAAACATGATAGCCCATGTGGAAAAGGGAGAGAATCGTATGATCTATTAGAAAaccagggagaagaggaggaggaggaagattttGACTATGAAAGTATAAATGTAGAACCAATTGAtttagcactttctgaaagtaATGATGCTGATCTGGAACATGAAGATATGGACCAGGATCCAATCAATGTAGTACTTCCTAAAGAAATTTGCATACCTGAAGAGAGCAAAGCGATCAGTCCAGTTGACTTGGAAGAACCCTTTGATAGTGAATTAACTCTAACATTATCACCTGGTGCAAGTCCTGTCCAGGACGTACCTTCTGATGAAATAACACAATCTGAAGATGCACTTCCAGAGAACCAAGAGGTCACTGTCAAACCAGCTGAAGAAATTAATGATGCAGATATGGAACATGAAGATATGGACCAGGATCCAATCAATGTAGTACTTCCTAAAGAAATTTGCATACCTGAAGAGAGCAAAGCAATCAGTCCAGTTGACTTGGAAGAACCCTTTGATAGTGAATTAACTCTAACATTATCACCTGGTGCAAGTCCTGTCCAGGACGTACCTTCTGATGAAATAACACAATCTGAAGATGCACTTCCTGAGAACCAAGAGGTCACTGTCAAACCAGCTGAAGAAATTAATGATGCAGATATGGAACATGAAGATATGGACCAGGATCCAATCAATGTAGTACTTCCTAAAGAAATTTGCATACCTGAAGAGAGCAAAGCAATCAGTCCAGTTGACTTGGAAGAACCCTTTGATAGTGAATTAACTCTAACATTATCACCTGGTGCAAGTCCTGTCCAGGACGTACCTTCTGATGAAATAACACAATCTGAAGATGCACTTCCAGAGAACCAAGAGGTCACTGTCAAACCAGCTGAAGAAATTAATGATGCAGATATGGAACATGAAGATATGGACCAGGATCCAATCAATGTAGTACTTCCTAAAGAAATTTGCATACCTGAAGAGAGCAAAGCAATCAGTCCAGTTGACTTGGAAGAACCCTTTGATAGTGTATTAACTCTAACATTATCACCTGGTGCAAGTCCTGTCCAGGACGTACCTTCTGATGAAATAACACAATCTGCAGATGCACTTCCTGAGAACCAAGAAATCACTGTCCAACCAGCTGAAGAAATCAAGTCATCAGCACAAAGTGATTCAGTAGAGGACAGCTGCATTTCTCAGGAAGACAGCGGAACTGGTTCTGCCGATTACACTTCTCTGAGTATTAAAGAATCCAATCAAGTACAAAGCAATACAGCAACTCAAGGAGAGCAAAAGAGCCCTTCTACTGACACAACAGAACTGCTGAACAAATCTTCAGAAGCAAGTGAAAGCCCATGCTTAGTCTTTGAAAATACACACTTGGAAGCTGACTCTGAAGCCAAGAAAAGCTGTGACAAATTTAAGAATACTGAAGTCTGTTCTGTTACTAAAAAGTCACCATGTAATGATGAATTAAACCAGGTAACTATGGTTATTACACATGGAGAACATGAGACCTCTCTTTGCAAATTGGTAGAATCGGCTTGTATCTTATCAGTGGATAACGAAAAATCTTTTGCTAAAGAACATTTGGACTtgaaacaaattaattttgtAAACCATCAGTATACGCACAGTCTTATTTTGAGTGAAGAAGAGACAAGTCCAACTGACAAGTCCACTCGCACTGACCCAGAATTGATGATTGGCACTCCTTTTCAGCAGCATAGCAGCCCTATTAGTAGAGAGACTGAACTGCACAAAAGTATATTAGAGCCAAGTGAGCATGATCCAGTGCTTTGCAAAAATATGAATTCTGACCACACTGATCAAATAGATGTTACGAAAATATGCTCCATCTCTGAGAGTCTAACACCCTTGTCTGCTGGGGATGACTCCTCAAGTTCTTGTTATACTGAACGACCAAAGAAAGACAAATTTCTAGAACATGAAACGCCTGTAGTTAAAATAGCAGACTTACTGAGGAGTGAGGAAGAGATTTCTCCAGCTGACAAGCCCACTTGTACTAACCCAGAATTGTTGACTGGTGTTGCTTTTCAGCAGCATAGTATCCCCATCAGCCGAGAGACAGATGTGCACACTAATTTATTAAAGCAAAGTGAGAAGAATCCAGTATTTTCCAAAAGTATGAATTCTGACCACACTGATCAAATAGATGTGATGGAGATGTCTTCTACAGCAGAAGAAGCTTTCTCAGGTTCCTGTTACACAGAATGGGCAAAAAAAGACATGTTTTTAGACCATAAAATCCCTGTCCGCAAAGTAGCAGACTTACTAGAGAATGATGACAAAGAAGAACCCACATCACATGAGGAATTTGATCTAGGAAGGACTAGCCGTGCTGCGAGCACTCCATCTATTttagaagaggaggaggaacagtTCGCAGAAGCATGTGACCAGAGCTCTGTTTGTGAAATAACAGAACTGCAGAGTGATTGTATGATGGAAGAATCTAATATGTTTGCTGATTTACATCAAACCAACTTAGATGACACTAGGGAAGAAATCCCTGTTTCCTCTGTTCAAATGCCTACAACATTATATGCACACACAGACTCTAGAGAGACTCTAGAAGTTAGTGATACTGAGGATATTTTGGAGAAACATTTGGCCAACCAAGGTGCAAAATTCCCTAACAAAGGTAGAGGTGTGCATTTGACCTTTGAAAGTTTATCGTATGAGTCTTTTTCTGGAGACTCTGACCAGGAGGACTTTGGAGGTACTGTACACCCCACAGCTAAATTTAGGGGTTCTTGTGGCACAAGCCCCGTTGATACTATCCGCGCAACAACCGTTACAAGGACTAATTATGATTGTTCATGTATAAGGTCAGCGAATGAAAATTGGAAGAGGGATGACTGGGACTCCTTGGAAGCAGGCAAAAGATTTTCAGTGGTTGAGTCAGGCTGGCCCGTTGGGTTTAGGGAAGATGCTAGGTATGTGCCCCCTTTTGTCAATATTAAAGATGATCAGGGCACCGTGAGGGATTATACAAACTTTATTGTTACCAAAAAACACAAAGACAAAACTAGACCTGTACAGCCTTCAAAGAGACATGACCATTTTGTGGAACGATCTGACTTAATAAGCTCATTGACTAGGACCTGGAAGGTTATTGATGATCTTACCCAGAACACTTTAGATATGGAATGTCTGCGTTTCAGTTATAAGCTAAAACAAGTAATAAAGAGCCAGAAATCACGACTTTCTACCTCCAATTGTATCTTTCCAAAAGAGATTTCTGCCCAGGTAATGGCTGAGACTTTGCCCCTGAGAGAGGCTCCTGAAGCCCCTAGTCTAAATTCACCATGCAGGAGTAGGAGCCCCCTTCTGGTAACGGTTGTGCGTTCAGATACAAGGCAGCGTAGTTCAAGTTGGCACCCAAGAAACGATATATACACAGATTTTGCTGAACCACCTCTCTTTGTCCCATGGCAGGATAAATTTAGCAGTGAAAGAAATGCGGCAAAAGTCAAAAGCCAGGGCCGTGACTATGGTATTCCTTTACATCTCAGCAAGTTAAAATACGATGATAAACTAAAAGAATCCCGGGGGGATATTTCGGTCATTCTAAATGAATATGCTGAGTTCAACAGGGTGATCTTGAACAATATACATGCGGGTAACAAAGGAAGAGGTCAGAGCACTACCTCAGAAGAGTGTGCAGGCAAAAGGAAAAAATGCACACATTTCCCCAAAAGAACAGCCTCCTATGAGAACATGATTAGTGACTTATGCAACACTCTGCACTACAGACTGAAAAGTGTTGTTAAAGAGGCTTGCAAAAATGCGTGTATGTTCTACCTAGTTGAAACAGAAGATGACCCTTTCTTTGTGAGAATGAAG AGCTTATTGAAGAAAGGTGGCCACGCTGAAATTGAACCTCTGAATTTCTGTAAAGCACAACACctggagacagacagactgattGTCATTATTAGAAATGAGGACATATCTTTGCATATTCATAAA ATCCCTTCCTTGCTGAGATTAAAGCATTGCCCAAATGTAACCTTTGCTGGAGTGGACAGCCCAGAGGACGTAACTGATCACACTTATCAGGAGCTGTTTCACATGGGGGGGTTTGTGGTCTCTGATGATGAAGTGTTAGAAACTGTAACTTTAG GTCAGCTGAAGGAAATAGTTAAAACACTGGAAAAGCTGAATAGTCATGGAAAGTGGAAATGGCTGCTTCACTACAAAGAAAGTAAAAAACTAAAAGAAGACATTAG